From Coffea arabica cultivar ET-39 chromosome 10e, Coffea Arabica ET-39 HiFi, whole genome shotgun sequence, one genomic window encodes:
- the LOC113713061 gene encoding miraculin-like translates to MKKSLLFLSFLLFNSFLSFAAETPDPVLDIDGKEIRAGVEYYILPVMRGFGGGVTFGRSTGNESCPLGVVQERSEVEPGRPVTFTPVNPKKGVVRVSTDLNIKFAEAFTICIQSNVWKLDFDQEIGQYFILTNGVEGNPGRETIDNWFKIEKYSDRDYKLVFCPTVCNTCKVICKDVGIFIDQDKTKRLALSDEPFRVMFRKA, encoded by the coding sequence ATGAAGAAATCACTtctctttctttcatttcttctcttcaactctttcctttctttcgcTGCTGAAACGCCTGATCCAGTGCTTGACATTGACGGGAAGGAAATCCGAGCTGGTGTCGAGTACTACATTTTGCCTGTGATGCGTGGCTTTGGTGGCGGTGTGACTTTCGGCCGCAGCACTGGGAACGAATCTTGCCCTCTTGGAGTTGTTCAGGAGCGCTCGGAAGTCGAACCAGGCCGTCCAGTAACATTTACACCGGTGAACCCGAAAAAAGGTGTGGTTCGTGTTTCCACCGATTTAAACATCAAGTTCGCTGAAGCATTTACAATTTGCATCCAATCAAATGTGTGGAAGCTTGATTTTGACCAAGAAATTGGACAGTACTTTATATTGACCAATGGAGTTGAAGGGAACCCGGGACGTGAAACAATAGACAACTGGTTTAAGATTGAAAAGTACAGTGATAGGGATTATAAGCTTGTTTTTTGTCCCACGGTTTGCAACACCTGCAAAGTGATATGCAAAGATGTTGGCATCTTTATTGATCAGGATAAAACCAAGCGTCTGGCTCTTAGTGATGAGCCTTTCAGGGTGATGTTCAGAAAGGCTTGA